The sequence below is a genomic window from Streptomyces sp. NBC_00582.
TCCAGGGTGCGCAGCGCCTCCCGGACGGGGACGCGGGAAACGCCGTAGCGGCGGGCGAGGAGTTCCTCGGTGAGACGGCTGCCGCGCTCGTAGACACCCGCGACGATGTCGTCCCGGATGGCCGTGCACACCGAGTGCGCCGGAATACGCATGACCGACCTCCGTTTTAATCCCCGTGAAACGTCGCCGAGTGCCGCTCATCGACGTGTGTTCCGTGACTCTATTGCAATGAGCCGGAATTTCCGACGGCGGACCGGAATCCAGGGATATTTTTTGGACAGCGGAGTGCCGAAAACGGCGAAAGCCCCGGCCGTGGGGCCGGGGCTCGGGGCGGACAGTCGCCGAGTGGCGTCAGATGTTGACGCCGTGCTGACGGAGGTAGGCGACCGGGTCGATGTCGGAGCCGTACTCGGCCGTCGTACGGGCCTCGAAGTGCAGATGCGGACCCGTGACGTTGCCGGTCGCGCCGGACAGGCCGATCTGCTGCCCCGGGGTGACCTGCTGGCCCACGGAGACGCCGATGGAGGACAGGTGGCCGTACTGGGTGTACGTGCCGTCGTTCATCTTGATGACGACGTTGTTGCCGTACGACCCTCCCCAGCCCGCCTCGACGACGGTGCCGAGGCCGACCGCGTGCACCGGGGTGCCGCTGGCGGCGTGGAAGTCGATGCCGGTGTGGCTGCCGGAGGACCACAGCGAGCTGCTCGCGTGGTAGCCGGTGGAGATGTAGGACCCGGTGATCGGCAGCACGAAGGCGTTCAGACGCTTGCGCTCGGCCTCACGGGCGGCACGCACGCGTGCCTCGCGCTCCTCGGCGGCCTTCTTGGCGGCGGCCTCGCGCGCGGCCTCCTCGAAGGCGGCCTTCTTCTGCAGGGCGACCTGGTCGTCGACCTGCTCGGCGACGGCCTCGCCGGCGGTGACGACCGGGATCAGCCCGGTCTGCTCGGGGGTCGGCTCCGCGGCGAAGGCCGGGCTGGAGGCGACGGTCGCCATGACACCGGTGGTGGTCAGCGCCGCGAAACCCGCCGCGCGGGCGGTGGTGCGCTGCATCCGGCTGGGCCGGCGGTGCTTCCCGGTGGTGCAGGTGTACGCCATGAAGGGCGAGCGGTCCTTTCCTTCCCTCTCGCCTACCGGGTTAGCTGACGGGTTCGGAGCAGGAAGGTCTCCTACGGACCCCCTCGCTCACGCGCGGGCGTCCGATTCACCCCAGGGACTTCATGGGTCCCCGGCTCCCCTGGCTCGCGCCGTACGGGGACTCGGCGATGACTGTCCGGTGCCGCGGATGCGGCGCGGTGCCTGACGAACAGCCGGGCCGACGCTATGCGCGACCGTTATCAATCCTCAAACGGATCACGGTTTTTGTAGCGCACGCCACAGCGCAGACACACAACCTCCGCATCAATTCGGACATCTCGCGGCCCCGGAAGGACACCCCGGGGGGGCGCCCGCGTCACCCGGGGCCGCGAGTCGTCCGTGTCCGCCGGCGGCTACTCCGCGGCCACGACGGTCACTTCGCCGATCCCGAGCGCCTCGACGGGCTCCTTGATCCGAGCGGCGTCACCGACGAGGACGGTCACCAGACGGTCCACCGGGAAGGCGCTCACGGCCGCCGCGGTGGCCTCGACCGTGCCGGTCGCGGCGAGCTGCTGGTAGAGCGTGGCCTGGTAGTCGTCGGGCAGGAACTGCTCGACCTGGTCGGCCAGCGTGCTCGCGACGGCCGCCGCGGTCTCGTACTTCAGCGGTGCCACGCCGACCAGGTTCTGCACGGCGACATCGCGCTCGGCGTCCGTCAGACCCTCCGCGGCGAGGGTGCGCAGCACCTTCCACAGGTCGTCCAGGGCGGGGCCCGTGTTCGGGGTGTCGACGGACCCGCTGATGGCGAGCATCGCCGCGCCCGAGCCGTCCGGGGCGGAGCGCAGGACCTGCCCGAAGGCGCGCACCCCGTACGTGTAGCCCTTCTCCTCGCGCAGGACGCGGTCCAGACGGGAGGTGAGGGTGCCGCCGAGGCAGTACGTGCCGAGGACCTGGGCGGCCCACACGCGCGCGTGCCGGTCGGCGCCGACGCGGCCGATGAGCAGCTGGGTCTGGACGGCGCCGGGGCGGTCCACGATGACGACGCGGCCGGTGTCGTCGGCGGTCACCGGCGGGACGGGCCGCTGCTGGGCCGGGGTGCCCGTCCAGGCGCCCAGGGTCTCGCCGAGGAGGGCGGCGAGGTCGATGCCCGTGAGGTCGCCGACGACCACGGCGGTGGACGTGGCCGGCCGGACATGGCGCTCGTAGAAGGCCCTTACGGCGGCGGAGTCGATCTTCTCGACGGTCTCCGCGGTGCCCTGGCGCGGCCGCGACATGCGCGCGGTGGCCGGGAACAGCTCCTTGGAGAGCTCCTTGGCGGCACGGCGGGAGGGGTTGGCCAGCTCGTGCGGGATCTCGTCCAGACGGTTGTGGACGAGGCGCTCGACCTCGCTGTCGGCGAAGGCGGGCGCGCGCAGGGCGTCGGCGAGCAGGCCGAGCGCCTTGGGCAGCCGGGAGGCGGGCACCTCCAGGCTGAGCCGGACGCCGGGGTGGTCGGCGTGCGCGTCGAGAGTGGCGCCGCAGCGCTCCAGCTCGGCGGCGAACTCCTCGGCGGAGTGCCGGTCGGTGCCCTCGGAGAAGGCGCGCGCCATGATCGTGGCCACGCCGTCCAGGCCGGCCGGTTCGGCGTCCAGGGGCGCGTCGAGGAGGACCTCGACGGCGACGACCTGCTGGCCGGGACGGTGGCAGTGCAGGACGGTCAGGCCGTTGTCCAGCGTGCCGCGTTCCGGCGCCGGGAACGCCCACGGCTTGGCCTCGCCCGCCCGGGGCTGGGGGTGGAAGTCCATCGTGGCGAGCTCCGTCACTGGGCCGCCTCCTCGTTCTCGTCCTGGTCGGCGGGGGCTTCGGGGGCGGTCGGCTCGTAGACGAGGACCGCGCGGTTGTCGGGGCGCAGGCGGGCCTTGGCGACCTCCCGCACCTCCTCGGGCGTGATGTCCAGGACGCGCTGGACGGCGGTGAGGGCGAGCTGCGGGTCGCCGAACAGGACGGCGAACCGGCACAGTTCGTCGGCGCGGCCCGCGACCGTGCCGAGCCGGTCGAGCCATTCGCGCTCCAACTGGGCCTGGGCGCGCTCCATCTCCTCGGCGGTGGGGCCCTCCTCGGCGAACCGGGCGAGCTCCTCGTCGATCGCGGTCTCGATGACGGGCACCTCGACGTCCCCGGACGTCTTCACGTCCAGCCAGCCCAGGGAGGGTGCCCCCGCGAGCCGCAGCAGGCCGAAGCCGGCCGCGACGGCCGTACGGTCGCGGCGCACCAGCCGGTTGTACAGCCGGGAGGACTCGCCGCCGCCGAGGACGGTGAGCGCCAGGTCCACCGCGTCGCACGCGCGCGTGCCGTCGTTCGGCAGGCGGTAGGCGGCCATCAGGGCGCGGGCCGGGACCTCCTCCTCGACGACCTCGCGCAGCTGCTCGCCGATGACGTCGGGCAGCGTGCCGTCGCGCGGCGCGGGCTTGCCGTCGTGGCCGGGGATGGAGCCGAAGTACTTCTCGATCCAGGCGAGCGTCTGCTCCGGGTCGATGTCGCCGACGACGGACAGCACGGCGTTGTTGGGCGCGTAGTACGTGCGGAAGAACGCGCGCGCGTCCTCCAGGGTCGCCGCGTCCAGGTCGGCCATCGAGCCGATCGGGGTGTGGTGGTAGGGGTGGCCGTCCGGGTAGGCGAGGGCGGTCAGCTTCTCGAAGGCGGTGCCGTACGGCACGTTGTCGTAGCGCTGGCGGCGTTCGTTCTTCACGACGTCGCGCTGGTTCTCCATGGACTCGTCGTCCAGGGCGGCCAGCAGGGAGCCCATGCGGTCGGCCTCCAGCCAGAGGGCGAGCTCCA
It includes:
- a CDS encoding M23 family metallopeptidase; the encoded protein is MAYTCTTGKHRRPSRMQRTTARAAGFAALTTTGVMATVASSPAFAAEPTPEQTGLIPVVTAGEAVAEQVDDQVALQKKAAFEEAAREAAAKKAAEEREARVRAAREAERKRLNAFVLPITGSYISTGYHASSSLWSSGSHTGIDFHAASGTPVHAVGLGTVVEAGWGGSYGNNVVIKMNDGTYTQYGHLSSIGVSVGQQVTPGQQIGLSGATGNVTGPHLHFEARTTAEYGSDIDPVAYLRQHGVNI
- a CDS encoding M16 family metallopeptidase, producing MTELATMDFHPQPRAGEAKPWAFPAPERGTLDNGLTVLHCHRPGQQVVAVEVLLDAPLDAEPAGLDGVATIMARAFSEGTDRHSAEEFAAELERCGATLDAHADHPGVRLSLEVPASRLPKALGLLADALRAPAFADSEVERLVHNRLDEIPHELANPSRRAAKELSKELFPATARMSRPRQGTAETVEKIDSAAVRAFYERHVRPATSTAVVVGDLTGIDLAALLGETLGAWTGTPAQQRPVPPVTADDTGRVVIVDRPGAVQTQLLIGRVGADRHARVWAAQVLGTYCLGGTLTSRLDRVLREEKGYTYGVRAFGQVLRSAPDGSGAAMLAISGSVDTPNTGPALDDLWKVLRTLAAEGLTDAERDVAVQNLVGVAPLKYETAAAVASTLADQVEQFLPDDYQATLYQQLAATGTVEATAAAVSAFPVDRLVTVLVGDAARIKEPVEALGIGEVTVVAAE
- a CDS encoding M16 family metallopeptidase, with protein sequence MGHTATDQAGTGGLTATEHRLANGLRVVLSEDHLTPVAAVCLWYDVGSRHEVKGRTGLAHLFEHLMFQGSAQVKGNGHFELVQGAGGSLNGTTSFERTNYFETMPTHQLELALWLEADRMGSLLAALDDESMENQRDVVKNERRQRYDNVPYGTAFEKLTALAYPDGHPYHHTPIGSMADLDAATLEDARAFFRTYYAPNNAVLSVVGDIDPEQTLAWIEKYFGSIPGHDGKPAPRDGTLPDVIGEQLREVVEEEVPARALMAAYRLPNDGTRACDAVDLALTVLGGGESSRLYNRLVRRDRTAVAAGFGLLRLAGAPSLGWLDVKTSGDVEVPVIETAIDEELARFAEEGPTAEEMERAQAQLEREWLDRLGTVAGRADELCRFAVLFGDPQLALTAVQRVLDITPEEVREVAKARLRPDNRAVLVYEPTAPEAPADQDENEEAAQ